A genome region from Anastrepha ludens isolate Willacy chromosome 3, idAnaLude1.1, whole genome shotgun sequence includes the following:
- the LOC128859063 gene encoding zinc finger protein 765-like, translated as MSRIAIKTEKLDEEQEEIGIESRAAEEGGVSSHEHEKGTSAVAGKQHHEVGRSAMRQLQQNQLQPTALLKSASGVGGGIDSSCGLVNSSHEINSTKKPTLPKSRCGEVFVSNNARQWTFICTYCNKSTRDIGEFICHIKIKHLGGFTDEGDETDDGEYETTQQGNFYEQDQDYLDCGNYLDVNVHTESEDYSLNGQDNSTTYRHTSSHNALHRQSVSAAVSKQGEVKRQVDFNKNRKNNSVEDVTLEDEKEHASGTVKESAAQWRADPANFQSYANKYTLISSTPNVKMKTNATSNGNTPFDAADYAPVKDDFDTTGAYENDEEEDFDNQLFIAPTDSLDASILGGAADGSGGEMKTKRRQIRGTAYCALCNKTFQYYSLYRNHMIKHSNETPFKCPICKKGFKSKQAIRYHMNTHQKEKQFKCSICSASYGTENHFISHIMTHESATAFPCMVCGQVLSSSKERDIHMANHKEERPFRCDYCNKLFRLRHHLSNHLKMHRKYRCDYCKEIFTSAIYLRKPYACPGCENSPDAQQDAANAANSKVGRVSGNNSINPLEIFETVIPGQQQSDDYAQMVTDSEGDGEGDEDVDEDEDEADDDDNGNEPQGTQMDEDGDENEDISRREAEQEEDDDDEEEYEEGEEPSNHGVGSSGQAIGAYGGSIKRYVCKYCSRSYSHPSGLNYHIRHKHC; from the exons ATGTCGAGAATCGCAATCAAAACAGAGAAGCTGGATGAAGAGCAGGAGGAGATTGGCATTGAAAGTAGAGCCGCAGAGGAGGGTGGTGTTAGTAGTCACGAACATGAAAAAGGTACATCGGCAGTGGCAGGTAAACAGCACCATGAAGTGGGACGAAGTGCGATGCGCCAGCTACAACAAAATCAACTGCAACCTACTGCTTTGCTAAAAAGTGCTAGTGGCGTTGGTGGGGGAATTGACAGCAGCTGCGGTCTAGTGAACTCCAGCCATGAGATCAATAGCACTAAAAAACCTACCTTACCGAAGTCACGTTGCGGGGAAGTCTTTGTATCCAATAATGCACGTCAGTGGACATTTATTTGCACCTATTGCAACAAAAGCACACGTGACATCGGCGAATTTATTTGccacattaaaataaaacatttgggTGGATTTACTGACGAAGGTGATGAAACGGACGATGGCGAATACGAGACCACTCAACAAGGAAATTTCTATGAACAAGATCAAGAT taTTTGGATTGCGGCAACTATCTGGACGTAAATGTGCACACAGAGTCTGAGGACTACAGTTTAAATGGGCAGGATAATTCAACAACATACCGCCATACAAGCAGTCATAATGCACTACACCGACAATCGGTGTCTGCTGCAGTTTCAAAGCAAGGAGAAGTTAAAAGACAagttgattttaataaaaataggaaaaataataGTGTTGAAGATGTCACGCTGGAAGACGAGAAAGAACATGCTTCAGGTACCGTTAAAGAGTCGGCAGCACAGTGGCGTGCCGATCCAGCAAATTTCCAATCTTATGCAAATAAGTACACACTAATATCCTCCACaccaaatgtaaaaatgaaaactaaCGCAACCTCAAATGGTAATACTCCTTTCGATGCTGCCGATTATGCTCCGGTTAAGGACGATTTTGATACAACCGGCGCTTATGAAAACGACGAAGAAGAAGATTTCgataatcaattatttattgctCCCACTGACTCATTGGATGCTAGCATACTGGGTGGGGCAGCTGATGGTAGTGGCGGTGAAATGAAGACGAAACGGCGTCAAATACGTGGCACTGCATACTGTGCATTGTGCAACAAAACCTTCCAATACTACTCGCTATACCGCAATCATATGATTAAACATTCGAATGAGACCCCATTTAAATGTCCCATTTGCAAAAAAGGATTCAAATCAAAACAGGCCATACGCTATCATATGAATACACATCAGAAAGAGAAACAGTTCAAATGTTCCATCTGTAGTGCATCATATGGCACAGAAAACCATTTCATCTCCCATATTATGACTCACGAAAGTGCAACCGCATTTCCATGTATGGTTTGTGGTCAAGTGCTGAGCAGTAGTAAGGAGCGAGATATTCATATGGCCAACCATAAAGAGGAGCGACCATTTCGCTGTGACTATTGTAATAAACTCTTCCGTTTAAGACATCATTTATCGAACCATCTGAAGATGCATCGTAAATACCGTTGTGATTACTGCAAAGAGATATTCACTAGTGCTATCTACTTGCGTAAACCTTACGCTTGTCCTGGATGCGAAAATTCGCCCGACGCTCAACAAGATGCGGCGAATGCTGCAAACTCCAAGGTAGGACGGGTTAGCGGTAACAATAGCATCAACCCGTTGGAGATTTTTGAAACAGTTATACCTGGACAACAACAAAGTGATGACTATGCACAGATGGTAACAGATTCGGAGGGCGATGGCGAAGGCGATGAAGATGTTgatgaagacgaagatgaagccgatgatgatgataatggTAATGAACCTCAAGGTACACAAATGGATGAAGATGGTGATGAAAATGAAGACATTTCAAGACGAGAAGCTGAGCAggaagaagatgatgatgacgaaGAGGAGTATGAGGAAGGGGAAGAACCAAGTAACCACGGCGTCGGCAGTAGTGGACAAGCGATTGGCGCATATGGTGGCAGCATAAAGCGGTATGTGTGCAAATATTGTTCGCGTAGCTATTCTCACCCAAGCGGTTTGAACTATCATATACGGCATAAGCATTGCTAG
- the LOC128859067 gene encoding phenylalanine--tRNA ligase alpha subunit — MHPDLTERILQHLEGNEKVSTVDLAILFGVDHQKIVGALKSIEAHGELVIAEPTLAKSLELTDEGQNVMTNGSHEAVLYGAVPLEGIVQEELMQSSPNAKFGYSKAMSLGWIYLDKSVSPPLVKKKVEKIEDTVKKSLEEISKNKTDLPPHVIKEFKKRKLLQEITTKSFILSQGNEFATTLTKLETDLTVDMLASGLWKDLKFKSYNFDALGAAPVRGHLHPLQKVRTEFRQIFLEMGFSEMPTNNFIESSFWNFDALFVPQQHPARDAQDTFFISHPAKSYKFPQEYLKRVQEVHSSGGYGSTGYGYDWKLEEAQRNTLRTHTTAVSARMLYKLANQPEGFRPVKYFSIDKVFRNETLDATHLAEFHQVEGVVADIGLTLGDLIGTLYEFFRKLGIEKLEFKPAYNPYTEPSMEIFCFHPGLNKWIEVGNSGVFRPELLLPMGLPENVNVIAWGLSLERPTMIKYGINNIRDLIGPKVDLKMVEEGPICRLDK, encoded by the coding sequence ATGCATCCAGATCTTACGGAGCGTATATTGCAACACTtggaaggtaatgaaaaagtcaGCACAGTTGACTTAGCTATATTGTTTGGCGTAGATCACCAGAAAATTGTTGGTGCCTTGAAAAGCATTGAAGCTCATGGCGAATTAGTAATCGCTGAACCCACTTTAGCGAAAAGCTTGGAATTGACGGATGAGGGGCAAAACGTAATGACAAATGGCAGCCACGAAGCAGTACTTTATGGAGCTGTGCCATTGGAAGGTATTGTCCAAGAGGAACTTATGCAGAGTAGTCCGAATGCGAAGTTTGGTTATAGCAAAGCTATGTCCCTTGGTTGGATCTATTTAGACAAGTCGGTTAGTCCACCACTTGTcaagaaaaaagtagaaaaaattgaaGACACAGTGAAGAAATCCCTTgaggaaatttcgaaaaataaaacagatctTCCACCTCATGttattaaagaatttaaaaagagAAAGCTACTGCAAGAGATTACAACGAAAAGTTTTATATTGAGCCAGGGGAATGAATTCGCCACAACATTGACGAAGTTGGAGACAGATCTGACTGTCGATATGCTCGCCAGCGGCTTGTGGAAGGACCTAAAATTCAAATCATATAATTTCGATGCTCTGGGCGCAGCACCTGTTCGTGGCCATCTGCACCCGTTACAAAAAGTGCGCACAGAATTTcgacaaatatttttggaaatgggTTTCTCGGAGATGCCCACAAATAACTTTATTGAGTCGTCATTTTGGAACTTTGATGCATTATTTGTGCCACAGCAACATCCAGCGCGCGATGCTCAGGATACTTTCTTTATTAGTCATCCAGCGAAAAGCTACAAATTTCCACAAGAGTACTTGAAACGTGTGCAAGAAGTTCATTCAAGTGGTGGTTACGGCTCCACAGGCTATGGCTATGATTGGAAATTGGAAGAGGCGCAACGAAATACACTACGCACGCACACTACAGCAGTAAGTGCTCGAATGCTGTATAAGTTGGCCAATCAGCCGGAGGGATTTAGGCCAGTAAAATACTTTAGTATTGACAAAGTGTTCCGAAATGAAACATTGGATGCTACACATTTGGCAGAATTCCACCAAGTGGAGGGGGTGGTAGCAGATATCGGACTTACACTAGGCGACTTAATTGGCACCCTTTACGAATTCTTTCGCAAACTTGGTATTGAAAAGCTGGAATTCAAGCCAGCTTATAATCCTTATACGGAACCAAGTATGGAGATTTTCTGTTTTCATCCAGGACTTAACAAATGGATTGAGGTTGGTAATTCAGGTGTTTTTCGACCAGAGCTTTTATTACCAATGGGTTTGCCGGAAAATGTAAATGTTATTGCTTGGGGTCTGTCGTTGGAACGACCTACTATGATAAAGTATGGTATTAATAATATTCGAGACTTAATCGGTCCTAAAGTTGACCTTAAAATGGTAGAAGAAGGACCAATCTGTCGTctggataaataa
- the LOC128859066 gene encoding zinc finger protein 556-like, translating into MNSSDEQILHDFAVIEQVVEGDSTTNLQEDDIQCGLIFYSETTRILKFFCTYCEKVSDNINYFCQHLSEHINDDGKEKVHEEIITDTLSEDSGADEDRRKSTSKSLVYEATRNQSILPCDLAGFDESKMVVEELDEAEEIAAEVEAEMRQELETDHLFPNEENSCSEDFFGYVQTDDCKTEKLLKKVQRKAEKSTTELKKNLGTDHHTSQSKTSSKRKKRVTTVKVIALKNRVAELYERIKLEEERRTRLCDINSEATDANDVTKVEQDSFIGTEADNSLQHESEPVRQIIGETVITLLPPTQSKVEIAKFAGNISPLVTQMYRRESPDDKTTCPACGRKFRSAFSLTIHKRTHYLESDSNVKLAHKCSDCDQLFNKIPDLKEHIQQVHYPDGFICKICNKKLTSLTLLETHMRKVHLSRPFNCEICRKNFDTRDRFEEHVKAHVSGQPYRCHICGRKYSTECILKQHLHRHKEQIPQCCVVCGKMTLRITQHMKIHAPRPKRVLSCKACGKVFNFSSGLSHHYKVMHKLSKPVSKFKREHSVEKSTNAEQVKIELDNSEETDRKENTEEINQKEEEAKRVIVELIQNATYTSFFPENFNNSMDSGPPIAREETISAVNSIVNEDNS; encoded by the coding sequence ATGAATTCAAGTGATGAGCAGATCCTACACGATTTTGCCGTTATTGAGCAAGTAGTGGAAGGTGACTCAACTACAAATCTACAAGAGGACGATATTCAATGTGGTTTAATATTCTATAGCGAAACAACGCgtatattaaaattcttttGCACTTACTGTGAAAAAGTCAGCGATAATATTAATTACTTTTGTCAACATTTAAGTGAACACATTAATGACGATGGCAAAGAGAAAGTGCACGAAGAAATCATAACTGATACGTTGTCTGAAGATTCTGGGGCCGATGAAGACCGAAGAAAATCAACCTCCAAATCTTTAGTTTACGAAGCTACTCGAAATCAGTCTATTCTACCCTGTGATTTAGCGGGTTTTGACGAATCTAAAATGGTAGTGGAAGAATTGGATGAGGCAGAAGAAATAGCTGCCGAAGTAGAAGCTGAAATGCGCCAAGAATTAGAAACAGATCATCTGTTTCCCAATGAAGAAAATAGTTGCTCAGAAGATTTTTTCGGTTATGTCCAAACAGATGAttgcaaaacagaaaaattactgaaaaaGGTACAAAGAAAAGCCGAAAAATCCACaacagaattgaaaaaaaatttaggtacTGATCATCATACGTCTCAATCAAAGACTTCGAGTAAAAGGAAGAAACGTGTAACTACTGTAAAAGTTATTGCGTTGAAGAATCGAGTTGCGGAGCTATATGAACGCATTAAACTCGAAGAAGAACGACGTACTCGTCTCTGCGACATAAACTCAGAAGCCACAGATGCAAACGACGTAACGAAGGTTGAGCAAGATAGTTTTATTGGTACGGAAGCTGACAATTCTTTGCAACACGAATCAGAACCAGTGCGACAAATAATTGGCGAAACTGTCATAACTCTCCTGCCTCCAACGCAATCTAAAGTCGAAATAGCTAAATTTGCAGGGAATATATCGCCTTTGGTAACTCAAATGTATAGACGAGAAAGCCCCGATGATAAGACTACATGTCCTGCATGCGGCAGAAAATTTCGGAGTGCCTTCAGTCTTACAATTCATAAGAGAACACATTATCTGGAGTCCGATAGCAATGTTAAGTTGGCGCACAAGTGTTCTGACTGTGACCAACTATTTAACAAGATTCCAGATTTAAAAGAGCATATTCAGCAAGTACACTATCCAGATGGTTTTATAtgcaaaatttgcaataaaaaactgACTAGTCTTACATTACTTGAGACCCACATGAGAAAAGTACACCTTTCAAGACCATTTAATTGTGAGATTTGCCGAAAAAATTTCGATACGCGCGATCGTTTCGAGGAGCATGTTAAGGCGCATGTATCAGGCCAACCGTACCGTTGCCACATATGCGGTAGAAAATACAGTACAGAATGCATACTTAAGCAGCATCTGCATAGACACAAGGAGCAAATACCCCAATGTTGTGTCGTATGTGGCAAGATGACATTACGTATCACACAACATATGAAAATACATGCACCGCGACCAAAACGAGTGCTAAGCTGCAAAGCATGTGGCAAAGTATTCAATTTCAGTTCAGGCTTAAGTCACCATTATAAAGTAATGCACAAGTTATCAAAACCGGTTTCAAAATTTAAGCGAGAGCACTCTGTTGAAAAGTCAACAAATGCCGAACAAGTTAAAATAGAACTAGATAATAGCGAAGAAACAGATAGAAAGGAAAATACTGAAGAGATAAATCAAAAAGAGGAAGAGGCGAAACGGGTGATTGTGGAACTTATACAAAATGCAACCTATACATCATTTTTCCctgaaaattttaacaattcgATGGACTCTGGACCGCCAATAGCACGGGAGGAAACAATATCGGCTGTAAATAGCATAGTGAATGAGGACAATTCCTGA
- the LOC128859069 gene encoding putative zinc finger protein 840: MLKVVSPTNIYSCNYSKSKCAEIHYQSSTFSILCVFCGMETLTFPDFCDHFHMHYETFINALTDKEELNINSDSEIIEPNFNGKRDPLKFEFGDSTKDTEDVLGILRACKDETATTSINVISKNDGNASDCGLDQYQAEYESDKSGRELIRNKIKLENTDITYKHTTKGCQMNTKDVTTFPNSSESDEKSNEADNDRLHSISIDCQINESIDWSKSYKPNLLRNSDKRPYKARNTPNMCTYCGKTFRRRIQLDTHLHIHTGSKPHQCEICGRLFRAVTTLARHLITHEQREEFSCKFCSKSFSRRAAMLSHELRHTQQRHIPCDECDKLFYTVNQMDTHKRKVHNKTDEASLPFQCSLCTNRYRSASMLSTHKFKKHYKTATIVCEQCGKKFINDQELNTHKAIHICSLRNSQ; encoded by the exons atGCTCAAAGTAGTTTCACCAACTAATATTTATAGTTGTAACTACTCAAAGTCGAAATGCGCTGAAATTCATTATCAATCGTCgacattttcaattttgtgtGTATTTTGCGGCATGGAAACGCTTACATTTCCAGATTTCTGTGATCATTTTCACATGCATTATGAAACGTTCATAAACGCTTTGACAGACAAAGAGGAATTAAACATAAATAGTGACAGTGAAATTATTGAGCCCAATTTCAATGGAAAACGAGATCCATTGAAATTTGAGTTTGGAGATTCTACTAAAGATACTGAAGACGTCTTAGGCATTCTGCGCGCATGTAAGGACGAAACAGCAACCACAAGTATCAATGTAATATCGAAGAATGATGGGAATGCTTCCGACTGTGGCCTTGATCAATATCAAGCAGAATACGAATCCGACAAATCTGGCAGGGAATTAATAAGAAACAAGATAAAATTGGAGAATACGGAT ATCACTTACAAACATACAACAAAAGGTTGCCAAATGAATACAAAAGATGTTACCACATTTCCAAATAGTTCTGAAAGCGACGAAAAGTCCAATGAAGCCGACAACGATCGTCTGCATTCAATATCGATTGATTGTCAAATAAATGAAAGTATTGATTGGTCGAAATCCTACAAACCAAATTTATTGAGAAACAGTGACAAACGTCCGTATAAGGCCCGCAATACGCCCAATATGTGCACATATTGTGGGAAAACATTTCGACGTCGCATACAACTAGATACACACCTGCATATACACACCGGTTCCAAACCGCATCAATGTGAAATTTGTGGTCGTCTCTTTCGCGCAGTTACAACACTAGCACGTCACTTAATCACCCACGAACAACGAGAAGAGTTTAGTTGTAAATTTTGTTCGAAATCTTTTTCACGTCGTGCAGCAATGCTGAGCCACGAATTAAGGCACACACAACAGCGGCATATACCCTGTGACGAATGTGATAAGCTCTTTTATACAGTAAATCAAATGGATACACATAAACGGAAGGTTCATAATAAGACGGATGAGGCTTCTTTGCCGTTTCAATGCAGTTTATGCACGAACAGGTACCGAAGCGCATCAATGTTAAGTACACATAAGTTCAAAAAGCACTATAAAACAGCAACAATAGTTTGTGAGCAGTGTGGcaagaagtttataaatgaTCAAGAGCTGAATACACATAAAGCGATACATATTTGCAGTCTTAGAAACAGTCAGTGA
- the LOC128859072 gene encoding zinc finger protein 664-like, giving the protein MLKAVNTSQTFIQLVEKKCAEIFFRKENCFTIICSYCELKTFNFEEYLIHFKNAHFISWNSSGNIPFIDEVGIKIEDKNHDEESSSMPDENKEFGPLTELQEIPLPDSVNPTNADNYKVSVDVLREDNEWLTDKETDDSDDERSGNDPEFMPRILSTEQQEDKTPTNFNCNECSKSYKFAKNLERHIKKCHSDAPEYCCVRCSQNFSDERSLNSHLRKKHAGFPCGQCDKVYSSKEALNIHQYKHTGVRGFHCSIEGCGKSFFNPKQLSMHTRYVHRLKKNFVCEVCGFRTKGQPALIVHKRSHTGERPFLCKLCGKGFASKSLLCEHEPTHSTDRPHVCDVCGRTFARPKALYHHKHLHLGIKKFVCKLCGRAYAQMAGLAGHMRQHKMESC; this is encoded by the exons ATGCTTAAAGCCGTTAACACTTCTCAAACATTCATACAATTAGTAGAGAAAAAGTGTGCTGAAATATTCTTCCGCAAAGAGAATTGCTTCACAATAATTTGCTCATATTGCGAATTGAAGACTTTCAATTTTGAAGAGTatttgattcatttcaaaaatgcACACTTCATATCATGGAATTCATCAGGAAATATCCCTTTCATAGACGAAGTTGGAATAAAAATAGAAGACAAAAATCACGATGAAGAGTCTTCAAGTATGCCCgatgaaaataaagaatttgGTCCTCTCACCGAATTGCAGGAGATACCCTTGCCTGATTCCGTTAATCCGACTAATGCTGATAATTATAAAGTATCTGTTGATGTTTTGCGTGAAGATAATGAGTGGCTAACTGATAAGGAAACTGATGACAGTGATGATGAACGAAGTGGCAACGATCCAGAGTTCATGCCAAGG ATTTTAAGTACCGAACAACAGGAAGACAAAACGCCTACCAATTTCAACTGTAATGAATGCagtaaaagttataaatttgcaaaaaatttggaaCGTCATATTAAGAAATGCCATAGTGATGCACCAGAATATTGCTGTGTACGTTGTAGTCAAAATTTTAGTGATGAACGATCACTGAATTCTCATTTGCGCAAAAAGCATGCTGGTTTTCCCTGCGGACAATGTGACAAAGTTTATTCAAGTAAAGAAGCCTTAAATATTCATCAGTATAAACATACAGGAGTGCGAGGATTCCACTGCAGCATAGAGGGTTGCGGCAAATCTTTCTTTAATCCAAAACAACTATCCATGCACACACGGTATGTTCAccgattgaaaaaaaatttcgtttgtgaGGTATGTGGATTTCGAACCAAAGGACAACCTGCTCTAATTGTACACAAACGATCACATACGGGAGAAAGACCCTTTTTGTGCAAATTGTGTGGCAAAGGCTTTGCTTCAAAATCATTATTGTGTGAACATGAGCCCACACATTCGACTGATCGACCACATGTGTGCGATGTCTGCGGACGAACGTTTGCGCGACCTAAAGCACTATACCATCACAAACATCTACATCTGggcataaaaaagtttgtatgcAAACTCTGCGGACGTGCATATGCTCAAATGGCTGGTTTGGCAGGTCATATGCGGCAACATAAAATGGAAAGCTgttga